The Cherax quadricarinatus isolate ZL_2023a chromosome 31, ASM3850222v1, whole genome shotgun sequence genome contains a region encoding:
- the LOC128697204 gene encoding centromere protein K, with translation MATASERIDPHKVQESLEVFCAQTEKRLEELEASVGQRCETVAQDDIPDLMKTKLHLQSQIEAIINSDLVELPNDSHLLIKVAKEEAETMANDNARTLSHYREKLMKLKEEKNMYEEMIKKATLVNEQLDQILNKRSEKDKLEQIRRGYERSAVFFRLLRSQLQVILAEFYPGDGDKITMENLLESLVTKMLHDQNDPYVDIDDTMKSSHIELLLRVNLITRHPQNIMKIRFVDPRY, from the exons ATGGCAACTGCGAGTGAGAGAATAGATCCACATAAGGTTCAAGAGAGCTTGGAAGTTTTCTGCGCCCAAACCGAGAAAAGACTGGAGGAGTTGGAAGCGTCAGTAGGACAGAGATGTGAGACTGTGGCCCAGGATGACATCCCTGATCTGATGAAGACCAAGCTGCACCTGCAGAGTCAGATTGAAGCTATAATAAACTCTGATTTAGTGGAGCTACCCAATGACAGCCACTTACTGATCAAGGTGGCCAAGGAAGAGGCTGAAACTATGGCCAATGATAATGCAAGAACTCTGTCTCATTACAGAGAAAAG ttgatGAAGTTAAAAGAGGAGAAAAACATGTATGAAGAAATGATAAAGAAAGCAACTCTTGTTAATGAACAGCTGGACCAAATACTTAATAAGAGATCAGAAAAGGACAAACTTGAACAAATAAGAAGAGG GTATGAACGATCAGCAGTTTTCTTCCGATTGCTGCGCAGTCAACTGCAGGTTATACTCGCAGAGTTTTATCCAGGTGAC GGAGACAAGATAACAATGGAGAACCTACTAGAAAGCTTGGTCACAAAGATGCTACATGACCAGAATGACCCTTACGTTGACATTGATGACACAATGAAAAGTAGCCACATAGAGCTGCTGCTTCGTGTCAACTTGATCACCAGACACCCTCAAAACATCATGAAAATTAGATTTGTGGATCCTAGATATTAA
- the LOC128697149 gene encoding uncharacterized protein isoform X2, with product MWYKFGGKDSDFDNDSEFGSEEEELECGLYAQLYFESNPDYHGGRCELPELSQENKKRKLHHDETYTQDSGLRSRLSPHSTPICTTAETGSVVSFVADNQTNGKIQEDFAVSASSSKTPTVSVRESIYSKGSIPGSKPGSIPESIPGNISGIKPLDSLHCTIEISDDTEEDVNIDLAILDKKRKENHIIKDDLSEKTKKRKLSDSHDSFEFQREKSQGSLAHASFNTTKISVHDCKKDGSSKLTMTKSENSDSSDFEREESRYSSFPPKESKSRNVNKLKRNCDLTFSSDSESDAHILPPPSSKHYDTVSVLSGSGNELEKRVKVKESQRKKLRDNSSVLLLEQSCSNNKKAIVLKKPETVASDSRSDSVLSLSTRTKGTNVNTDLSSIILKLKKDTCVSKQTKVSTSNNGLQTTRCSLNFTKNRPDTVKKPTCNLWTQDMINFYDSDISEDLELETVHDQQTNERSAWHIIAADYQVKPNLRYFAQMDRCIQCRQFGHKMNNCPKVPRCNLCSETDHTSRCDCPNDCCFRCGGKHFYCSATSRAVTCSTCSFPGHCRELCPDLWRRFHLTTSGVEVNTPVKATPRPVGDKFCCNCGKRGHYGYDCELDFYKRSYVQVTQSVISYSTPFSFANEFDVIPTGPKLENRVFKLCLNDGDAGRILGKRGVIIKEIQKRSGAAVEIINENGVTKVLMSGSTPACCDARAMVEVLLGRRPVNKLRDFVLHVFDLNRQVLHVNEVDDVYNLWMPLNLYDYSQNLASSWYEECIEKLGRNKKSVIKVLKQYIKTCQESFSPIFNNLNETLNVLRGFAGKICLERKSIEAVHTELSRVLCALVCHEKYGHDFRSKLKEMKADIKASDSDVVSEEMCCKIVNTLASVYAPPLEKLSEIMKDVECYESFLRKISKRARKILQDEGKKTPDIKKKLKQKRIMHKNIECYKSFLWKISKRARKILQDEGKKTPDIKKKLKQKGIMHKNIETNKCRGKKKKKER from the exons ATGTGGTACAAATTTGGTGGTAAAGACTCAGACTTTGACAATGACAGCGAGTTTGGTAGTGAGGAGGAAGAGCTGGAATGTGGTTTGTATGCTCAGCTGTACTTTGAATCCAACCCAGATTATCATGGAG GCAGATGTGAATTACCTGAGCTGTCACAAGAGAATAAAAAGAGGAAGCTTCACCATGATGAAACATATACACAAGATTCTGGTTTACGATCTCGTTTGTCTCCTCACTCGACTCCTATCTGCACTACAGCAGAGACTGGTTCTGTTGTTTCTTTTGTGGCAGATAATCAGACAAATGGAAAAATACAGGAAGATTTTGCAGTTAGTGCCTCATCTAGCAAAACTCCTACAGTATCAGTAAGAGAGAGTATTTACAGCAAGGGCAGTATTCCAGGCAGTAAACCAGGCAGTATACCAGAAAGTATACCAGGCAATATATCAGGCATTAAACCCTTAGATTCTCTTCACTGCACCATAGAAATTTCTGATGACACAGAGGAAGATGTAAATATTGATTTGGCCATATTggataaaaaaagaaaagaaaatcatATAATTAAAGATGATTTAAGTGAAAAGACTAAGAAAAGAAAATTGAGTGACAGTCATGATTCATTTGAGTTTCAAAGGGAAAAATCACAAGGTAGTTTAGCCCATGCTTCTTTCAATACCACAAAAATTTCTGTTCATGATTGTAAGAAAGATGGAAGTAGTAAGTTAACCATGACAAAGAGTGAGAACAGTGATTCATCTGATTTTGAGAGGGAAGAATCAAGATATAGCAGTTTTCCCCCTAAAGAATCAAAGAGCAGAAATGTTAATAAATTGAAAAGAAACTGTGATTTGACTTTTTCAAGTGATTCTGAAAGTGATGCTCATATACTTCCACCTCCATCTTCAAAGCATTACGATACGGTTTCTGTGTTGTCGGGTTCTGGTAATGAATTAGAAAAAAGGGTCAAAGTCAAAGAGAGCCAAAGGAAGAAGTTGAGAGACAATAGTTCTGTTTTGCTTTTAGAGCAGTCTTGCAGTAATAACAAAAAGGCTATAGTACTGAAGAAACCTGAGACTGTTGCAAGTGATTCCAGAAGCGACTCTGTCCTAAGCCTGTCAACTCGGACAAAGGGTACAAATGTTAATACAGACTTGTCAAGTATAATTCTGAAGTTAAAAAAAGATACTTGTGTCAGCAAACAAACTAAGGTTTCCACTAGTAATAATGGCTTACAAACAACTCGTTGCAGCTTGAATTTTACAAAAAACCGACCTGACACAGTAAAAAAGCCAACCTGTAACCTCTGGACTCAAGATATGATAAACTTCTATGATTCTGATATATCGGAAGATTTAGAATTAGAAACAGTACATGACCAGCAAACAA ATGAACGAAGTGCCTGGCACATTATTGCAGCAGATTATCAGGTCAAACCTAACTTGAGGTACTTTGCTCAGATGGACAGATGCATACAGTGCAGACAGTTTGGACACAAGATGAATAATTGCCCCAAGGTGCCCCGTTGTAACCTTTGTTCTGAAACGGACCATACTTCACGATGTGATTGCCCAAATGACTGCTGTTTTAGG TGTGGTGGAAAGCACTTCTATTGTTCTGCGACATCAAGAGCTGTGACCTGCAGCACGTGTTCCTTTCCAGGACATTGCAGGGAGTTATGTCCTGATCTTTGGAGGCGATTTCATCTCACT ACTTCAGGAGTGGAAGTGAATACTCCAGTAAAAGCTACACCTCGACCTGTAGGGGACAAATTTTGCTGTAATTGTGGTAAGAGAGGGCACTACGGATATGATTGTGAACTGGATTTTTACAAACGTAGTTACGTTCAAGTTACCCAGTCTGTCATTAGCTACTCCACTCCCTTCAGTTTTGCGAATGAATTTGATGTTATCCCTACAGGACCTAAATTAGAG AACAGAGTATTCAAGCTTTGTTTAAATGATGGAGATGCTGGAAGAATCCTAGGAAAAAGAGGAGTGATCATTAAAGAAATTCAGAAACGTTCGGGTGCAGCTGTGGAAATTATCAATGAGAATGGAGTAACTAAG GTCCTCATGTCTGGAAGTACACCAGCTTGTTGTGATGCTCGAGCCATGGTTGAAGTCCTACTGGGGCGCAGGCCAGTCAATAAGTTGAGGGATTTTGTCCTGCATGTGTTTGACCTCAACAGACAGGTTTTACATGTGAATGAAGTTGACGATGTGTATAACTTATGGATGCCTTTAAATCTGTATGATTATAGTCAAAATCTTGCCAGTTCTTGGTATGAAGAATGCATTGAAAAGCTTGGCAGAAATAAGAAAAGTGTTATAAAGGtattaaaacaatatataaaaacTTGTCAAGAAAGTTTTAGCCCCATatttaataatttaaatgaaACTCTCAATGTTCTTCGAGGATTTGCAGGAAAAATATGTTTAGAACGCAAAAGCATTGAAGCGGTGCACACTGAGCTGAGTAGAGTTTTATGTGCTCTTGTTTGCCATGAGAAGTACGGACATGATTTTCGCAGTAAACTTAAAGAGATGAAAGCTGATATTAAAGCAAGTGACAGTGATGTGGTCTCAGAAGAAATGTGTTGCAAAATTGTAAATACACTTGCATCAGTGTATGCTCCCCCTCTGGAGAAGCTCAGTGAGATTATGAAAGATGTTGAATGTTACGAAAGCTTTTTACGGAAGATATCAAAACGTGCAAGAAAAATCCTGCAGGATGAGGGAAAGAAAACACCTGATATTAAGAAAAAACTAAAGCAGAAAAGAATTATGCATAAAAATATTGAATGTTACAAAAGCTTTTTATGGAAGATATCAAAACGTGCAAGAAAAATCCTGCAGGATGAGGGAAAGAAAACACCTGATATTAAGAAAAAACTAAAGCAGAAAGGAATTATGCATAAAAATATTGAGACAAATAAATGCAgagggaagaagaagaaaaaagagaggTAA
- the LOC128697149 gene encoding uncharacterized protein isoform X1 encodes MWYKFGGKDSDFDNDSEFGSEEEELECGLYAQLYFESNPDYHGGRCELPELSQENKKRKLHHDETYTQDSGLRSRLSPHSTPICTTAETGSVVSFVADNQTNGKIQEDFAVSASSSKTPTVSVRESIYSKGSIPGSKPGSIPESIPGNISGIKPLDSLHCTIEISDDTEEDVNIDLAILDKKRKENHIIKDDLSEKTKKRKLSDSHDSFEFQREKSQGSLAHASFNTTKISVHDCKKDGSSKLTMTKSENSDSSDFEREESRYSSFPPKESKSRNVNKLKRNCDLTFSSDSESDAHILPPPSSKHYDTVSVLSGSGNELEKRVKVKESQRKKLRDNSSVLLLEQSCSNNKKAIVLKKPETVASDSRSDSVLSLSTRTKGTNVNTDLSSIILKLKKDTCVSKQTKVSTSNNGLQTTRCSLNFTKNRPDTVKKPTCNLWTQDMINFYDSDISEDLELETVHDQQTTDNSGPGLEQLPTRRKPWIKVKVHMYRFHLMEMNNFQDFSLFKEELSDEGLSIKNIEVTLSFLGSDERSAWHIIAADYQVKPNLRYFAQMDRCIQCRQFGHKMNNCPKVPRCNLCSETDHTSRCDCPNDCCFRCGGKHFYCSATSRAVTCSTCSFPGHCRELCPDLWRRFHLTTSGVEVNTPVKATPRPVGDKFCCNCGKRGHYGYDCELDFYKRSYVQVTQSVISYSTPFSFANEFDVIPTGPKLENRVFKLCLNDGDAGRILGKRGVIIKEIQKRSGAAVEIINENGVTKVLMSGSTPACCDARAMVEVLLGRRPVNKLRDFVLHVFDLNRQVLHVNEVDDVYNLWMPLNLYDYSQNLASSWYEECIEKLGRNKKSVIKVLKQYIKTCQESFSPIFNNLNETLNVLRGFAGKICLERKSIEAVHTELSRVLCALVCHEKYGHDFRSKLKEMKADIKASDSDVVSEEMCCKIVNTLASVYAPPLEKLSEIMKDVECYESFLRKISKRARKILQDEGKKTPDIKKKLKQKRIMHKNIECYKSFLWKISKRARKILQDEGKKTPDIKKKLKQKGIMHKNIETNKCRGKKKKKER; translated from the exons ATGTGGTACAAATTTGGTGGTAAAGACTCAGACTTTGACAATGACAGCGAGTTTGGTAGTGAGGAGGAAGAGCTGGAATGTGGTTTGTATGCTCAGCTGTACTTTGAATCCAACCCAGATTATCATGGAG GCAGATGTGAATTACCTGAGCTGTCACAAGAGAATAAAAAGAGGAAGCTTCACCATGATGAAACATATACACAAGATTCTGGTTTACGATCTCGTTTGTCTCCTCACTCGACTCCTATCTGCACTACAGCAGAGACTGGTTCTGTTGTTTCTTTTGTGGCAGATAATCAGACAAATGGAAAAATACAGGAAGATTTTGCAGTTAGTGCCTCATCTAGCAAAACTCCTACAGTATCAGTAAGAGAGAGTATTTACAGCAAGGGCAGTATTCCAGGCAGTAAACCAGGCAGTATACCAGAAAGTATACCAGGCAATATATCAGGCATTAAACCCTTAGATTCTCTTCACTGCACCATAGAAATTTCTGATGACACAGAGGAAGATGTAAATATTGATTTGGCCATATTggataaaaaaagaaaagaaaatcatATAATTAAAGATGATTTAAGTGAAAAGACTAAGAAAAGAAAATTGAGTGACAGTCATGATTCATTTGAGTTTCAAAGGGAAAAATCACAAGGTAGTTTAGCCCATGCTTCTTTCAATACCACAAAAATTTCTGTTCATGATTGTAAGAAAGATGGAAGTAGTAAGTTAACCATGACAAAGAGTGAGAACAGTGATTCATCTGATTTTGAGAGGGAAGAATCAAGATATAGCAGTTTTCCCCCTAAAGAATCAAAGAGCAGAAATGTTAATAAATTGAAAAGAAACTGTGATTTGACTTTTTCAAGTGATTCTGAAAGTGATGCTCATATACTTCCACCTCCATCTTCAAAGCATTACGATACGGTTTCTGTGTTGTCGGGTTCTGGTAATGAATTAGAAAAAAGGGTCAAAGTCAAAGAGAGCCAAAGGAAGAAGTTGAGAGACAATAGTTCTGTTTTGCTTTTAGAGCAGTCTTGCAGTAATAACAAAAAGGCTATAGTACTGAAGAAACCTGAGACTGTTGCAAGTGATTCCAGAAGCGACTCTGTCCTAAGCCTGTCAACTCGGACAAAGGGTACAAATGTTAATACAGACTTGTCAAGTATAATTCTGAAGTTAAAAAAAGATACTTGTGTCAGCAAACAAACTAAGGTTTCCACTAGTAATAATGGCTTACAAACAACTCGTTGCAGCTTGAATTTTACAAAAAACCGACCTGACACAGTAAAAAAGCCAACCTGTAACCTCTGGACTCAAGATATGATAAACTTCTATGATTCTGATATATCGGAAGATTTAGAATTAGAAACAGTACATGACCAGCAAACAA CAGACAACTCTGGGCCAGGACTGGAACAATTACCTACCAGAAGAAAACCCTGGATCAAAGTAAAGGTGCATATGTACCGTTTTCATCTAATGGAGATGAATAATTTTCAGGATTTTTCACTTTTCAAGGAAGAATTATCTGATGAGGGGCTCTCAATCAAAAACATTGAGGTTACtctctctttccttggatcag ATGAACGAAGTGCCTGGCACATTATTGCAGCAGATTATCAGGTCAAACCTAACTTGAGGTACTTTGCTCAGATGGACAGATGCATACAGTGCAGACAGTTTGGACACAAGATGAATAATTGCCCCAAGGTGCCCCGTTGTAACCTTTGTTCTGAAACGGACCATACTTCACGATGTGATTGCCCAAATGACTGCTGTTTTAGG TGTGGTGGAAAGCACTTCTATTGTTCTGCGACATCAAGAGCTGTGACCTGCAGCACGTGTTCCTTTCCAGGACATTGCAGGGAGTTATGTCCTGATCTTTGGAGGCGATTTCATCTCACT ACTTCAGGAGTGGAAGTGAATACTCCAGTAAAAGCTACACCTCGACCTGTAGGGGACAAATTTTGCTGTAATTGTGGTAAGAGAGGGCACTACGGATATGATTGTGAACTGGATTTTTACAAACGTAGTTACGTTCAAGTTACCCAGTCTGTCATTAGCTACTCCACTCCCTTCAGTTTTGCGAATGAATTTGATGTTATCCCTACAGGACCTAAATTAGAG AACAGAGTATTCAAGCTTTGTTTAAATGATGGAGATGCTGGAAGAATCCTAGGAAAAAGAGGAGTGATCATTAAAGAAATTCAGAAACGTTCGGGTGCAGCTGTGGAAATTATCAATGAGAATGGAGTAACTAAG GTCCTCATGTCTGGAAGTACACCAGCTTGTTGTGATGCTCGAGCCATGGTTGAAGTCCTACTGGGGCGCAGGCCAGTCAATAAGTTGAGGGATTTTGTCCTGCATGTGTTTGACCTCAACAGACAGGTTTTACATGTGAATGAAGTTGACGATGTGTATAACTTATGGATGCCTTTAAATCTGTATGATTATAGTCAAAATCTTGCCAGTTCTTGGTATGAAGAATGCATTGAAAAGCTTGGCAGAAATAAGAAAAGTGTTATAAAGGtattaaaacaatatataaaaacTTGTCAAGAAAGTTTTAGCCCCATatttaataatttaaatgaaACTCTCAATGTTCTTCGAGGATTTGCAGGAAAAATATGTTTAGAACGCAAAAGCATTGAAGCGGTGCACACTGAGCTGAGTAGAGTTTTATGTGCTCTTGTTTGCCATGAGAAGTACGGACATGATTTTCGCAGTAAACTTAAAGAGATGAAAGCTGATATTAAAGCAAGTGACAGTGATGTGGTCTCAGAAGAAATGTGTTGCAAAATTGTAAATACACTTGCATCAGTGTATGCTCCCCCTCTGGAGAAGCTCAGTGAGATTATGAAAGATGTTGAATGTTACGAAAGCTTTTTACGGAAGATATCAAAACGTGCAAGAAAAATCCTGCAGGATGAGGGAAAGAAAACACCTGATATTAAGAAAAAACTAAAGCAGAAAAGAATTATGCATAAAAATATTGAATGTTACAAAAGCTTTTTATGGAAGATATCAAAACGTGCAAGAAAAATCCTGCAGGATGAGGGAAAGAAAACACCTGATATTAAGAAAAAACTAAAGCAGAAAGGAATTATGCATAAAAATATTGAGACAAATAAATGCAgagggaagaagaagaaaaaagagaggTAA